The genomic interval TTGGCGACCCAGCCGGCCAGCGGCAGACCGCGCGCGCGGATGGCGGCCTGGGTCAGCAGCGCATGATTGAGACAGCCCAGGCGCATGCCGACGACCAGCACCACCGGCAACTGCAATTCGGCGGCGAAGTCGTCCAGGCCATAGTCCGCCGTCAATGGCACCATGAAGCCGCCGGCGCCTTCGACGATGACGGCATCCGCCTGGCTGCTCAGGCGCCGATAGGCCGCGTGCAGCACTTGCGGCTGGATCGCCACCTGCGCGTGGGCCGCCGCCAGATGCGGGGCGATGGCTTCCCTGAAGCGGTAAGGATTGATGTCCGCCACGGCGGCCTGGATGTTGCCGGCGGCCAGCAGGTTGTCCACATCGTCGTTGCGCCACTGTCCATGCTCATCCTGCGTGCCGCCGGCCGCCACCGGCTTCATGCCGACGCTGCGCCAGCCGCGCGCCGCGCACAGATGCAGCAGCGCGGCGGCGATCAGGGTCT from Sterolibacterium denitrificans carries:
- the bioD gene encoding dethiobiotin synthase, with the protein product MTLQFGCFVSGTDTDVGKTLIAAALLHLCAARGWRSVGMKPVAAGGTQDEHGQWRNDDVDNLLAAGNIQAAVADINPYRFREAIAPHLAAAHAQVAIQPQVLHAAYRRLSSQADAVIVEGAGGFMVPLTADYGLDDFAAELQLPVVLVVGMRLGCLNHALLTQAAIRARGLPLAGWVANRVEPQMTCFEENLATLQSRLQAPLLGVVPHLARPDAQTAARHLRLPAR